A genomic window from Exiguobacterium acetylicum DSM 20416 includes:
- a CDS encoding cysteine hydrolase family protein, whose amino-acid sequence MTVQENTALLIIDVINKMDFEGAEQLLQQTLPVLEPLSKLKQHCKRQNIPVIYVNDNFGLWQENVNQIIDECRGGLGDVLIETMHPEENDYFIIKPKHSGFFGTQLDILLKHLEVSRLIITGLTTDMCILFTANDAYMREYAIHVPEDCTAAETAVAKDHALEILSSTLSLDCSSSLSLMKGE is encoded by the coding sequence ATGACTGTTCAAGAAAATACAGCATTGTTGATCATCGATGTCATCAATAAGATGGATTTCGAAGGAGCTGAGCAGTTATTGCAACAGACGCTCCCTGTCCTCGAACCACTCTCAAAATTAAAACAACATTGTAAACGTCAAAACATCCCAGTGATTTATGTCAATGATAATTTTGGTCTGTGGCAAGAGAATGTTAACCAAATCATTGATGAGTGCCGCGGTGGTCTTGGCGATGTACTCATCGAAACAATGCACCCAGAAGAGAACGATTACTTCATCATCAAGCCAAAACATTCAGGCTTTTTCGGGACCCAACTTGATATTTTATTGAAGCATTTGGAAGTCTCACGTCTTATCATCACCGGTCTAACGACAGATATGTGTATCTTATTTACTGCAAACGACGCTTACATGCGAGAATATGCTATTCATGTTCCTGAAGACTGTACGGCAGCAGAAACCGCCGTTGCAAAAGATCATGCTTTAGAAATTCTCAGTTCGACATTATCTCTTGATTGCTCTTCAAGTTTAAGTTTGATGAAGGGGGAATAA
- a CDS encoding sensor histidine kinase has protein sequence MKWLSSSMFHRFYILLLSNFLIFASIGALTFYFSQKELEQHRASSQEITLQKTKARTLWNEAQQVNLQIQQVDFNDQSDLKQVKQRLERFQRQVQSFNQRYSNPADERFIHQLVQFARFLELELTLQVLTDNQKLVQQSDSSINDYFRLIHDEERKAQQSLQQRTVEVLRYAFGVMIIAFCLLSYLILRLVRSFRTDLLDLVDQTKQPDRLEHHDFQNRHDEIGSLGRSMQQMTTLLAFEHQQTQAVNSQLQESFYQQKIIERQLQFQNQLATQILRHQSMSGLHTWLQAIGSHFRATHIHFSPQSESFEPVHIALSDEPTFDQERLELEAKTELDTSLHLIEKEQSTLCALPLHSPSKFIGTLTLQFHHRFTETIALQKTTHLLNIGLMRLLDDIRIKDHHQLIQRILNGLREAILFVDVTNTNIFTNHMFHQLFPNWSPSEKQSENLAFVIETFEPLILETDALYAYVEQIKAGFEHATVVPAQDFSMSDDRHVRLYTEFLSDRQGILFVFRERTVEVNYAKREQNFISVLSHELRTPLASIEGFSELMLHRTLSPSKQRKYLETMRSETQRLSQLLTEFLDYQRLSHQKESYQLESFCIEHMLIELTEWLNVTTSTHHIQIESDGPCLITADPEKIRRVLLNLLNNAIKYSSAGSNIQVSLACCEAEIVITISDDGYGIPKKDLPHLFDPYYRVEHEDHLQVQGTGLGLPICKEIIEAHGGRITVHSEIEKGSDFFIRLPRDEEWNTTNNMYKNSMNNLQLGSEESGS, from the coding sequence ATGAAGTGGCTCTCATCAAGTATGTTTCATCGATTTTATATCTTGTTACTCTCAAATTTCTTGATTTTTGCAAGCATTGGCGCCCTAACCTTTTACTTTTCTCAAAAAGAACTCGAGCAACACCGTGCTTCATCTCAAGAAATAACACTACAAAAAACGAAAGCTCGTACGCTTTGGAATGAAGCACAGCAAGTAAATCTTCAAATTCAACAAGTTGACTTTAATGATCAATCTGATCTCAAGCAGGTCAAGCAGCGGTTGGAACGTTTTCAACGACAGGTTCAATCATTTAATCAACGCTACTCAAATCCAGCGGACGAACGCTTTATACATCAACTCGTTCAATTTGCGAGATTTTTGGAACTGGAACTCACGTTGCAAGTACTCACGGATAATCAAAAGCTGGTTCAACAATCTGACTCCTCTATCAATGACTATTTTCGATTGATTCATGATGAAGAGCGAAAAGCGCAACAGTCACTACAACAAAGAACCGTTGAAGTTTTACGTTATGCTTTTGGTGTGATGATCATCGCTTTTTGCCTTCTCAGTTACTTGATTTTACGACTTGTGCGGTCTTTTCGAACGGACTTACTCGATCTCGTCGATCAAACGAAACAACCTGATCGATTGGAACATCATGATTTCCAGAACCGCCACGATGAGATTGGTTCACTTGGGCGATCGATGCAACAAATGACGACATTGCTCGCATTTGAACATCAGCAAACGCAAGCTGTTAATTCACAACTTCAAGAGTCTTTCTATCAACAAAAAATAATTGAGCGACAACTTCAATTTCAAAACCAGTTAGCTACTCAAATTTTACGCCATCAATCAATGTCAGGTCTTCACACTTGGCTACAAGCAATCGGTAGTCATTTTCGGGCGACGCATATCCATTTTTCACCACAGTCGGAAAGTTTTGAACCTGTACATATCGCCTTATCAGACGAACCGACATTTGACCAAGAGCGGCTAGAGTTAGAAGCGAAGACTGAGTTAGATACATCGCTCCATCTAATCGAGAAGGAACAATCGACGTTGTGTGCTCTCCCTTTACACAGTCCGTCAAAATTCATTGGTACATTGACGTTACAATTTCATCATCGTTTCACCGAGACAATCGCACTTCAGAAAACGACACATTTATTAAATATCGGATTGATGCGGTTGCTTGATGATATCCGTATAAAAGATCATCATCAATTAATTCAACGTATCTTAAATGGTCTTCGAGAAGCTATATTGTTCGTCGATGTGACGAACACAAATATCTTTACGAATCACATGTTCCATCAATTGTTCCCGAACTGGTCACCTTCTGAAAAACAATCCGAAAACTTAGCATTCGTCATCGAAACTTTCGAACCGTTGATTCTCGAAACAGATGCGTTATATGCCTATGTCGAACAAATCAAAGCAGGCTTTGAGCACGCAACAGTCGTTCCTGCTCAGGATTTTTCAATGTCAGACGATCGTCATGTAAGACTTTATACAGAATTTTTGTCCGATCGACAAGGGATTTTATTTGTTTTTCGTGAACGTACGGTTGAAGTCAATTATGCCAAAAGGGAGCAAAATTTCATTTCGGTTTTATCTCATGAGCTACGAACGCCGCTTGCGTCCATTGAAGGGTTTAGCGAACTGATGTTACATCGGACGTTGTCTCCTTCAAAACAGCGCAAATATCTAGAGACGATGCGGAGTGAGACACAGCGACTTAGTCAACTGTTAACCGAATTCCTTGATTATCAGCGACTCAGTCATCAAAAAGAATCATATCAGTTAGAATCATTTTGCATCGAACATATGCTCATTGAGTTAACGGAATGGTTGAACGTCACGACATCGACGCATCATATACAAATCGAAAGCGATGGTCCTTGCCTGATCACGGCTGATCCAGAAAAAATCCGGAGAGTCTTATTAAACCTCCTGAATAATGCAATAAAGTACTCTTCAGCCGGTTCGAACATTCAGGTCTCGTTAGCGTGCTGTGAAGCTGAAATCGTCATCACCATTAGCGATGACGGGTATGGTATTCCCAAAAAAGATCTTCCCCATCTGTTTGATCCATATTACCGCGTCGAACATGAAGATCATCTCCAAGTTCAAGGAACAGGTCTCGGTTTACCGATTTGTAAGGAAATCATTGAAGCGCACGGCGGACGGATCACCGTTCATTCAGAAATCGAAAAAGGATCCGACTTTTTTATCCGTTTACCTCGTGATGAAGAGTGGAACACAACCAATAACATGTATAAGAACAGTATGAATAATCTACAACTAGGAAGTGAAGAAAGTGGAAGCTGA
- a CDS encoding MBL fold metallo-hydrolase, translating into METIICTTCGVEQINPERETCPICLEERQYVNPTGQTWTTLDAMQQSGTYQNVISDDGAGVYAIQTTPSFGIGQTAYLVQGKSFNLLWDCITYLDSATKEQLDELGGIQAIALSHPHYYATQVEWAETFDVPIYIHEDDASFVTRPSERIVFWSGERLKLAEDVMLHRVGGHFKGAVICERKDASAGLLLTGDIIRIVADRAWVSFMYSYPNVIPLPAKTVARMAETLRPLHFEKLYDAFHRKIETGASEAVARSAERYIAALNGDWFTT; encoded by the coding sequence ATGGAAACCATCATCTGTACGACGTGTGGTGTTGAACAAATCAATCCAGAGCGCGAAACATGCCCGATTTGCTTAGAGGAACGACAGTATGTCAATCCAACCGGTCAAACGTGGACGACGCTCGATGCGATGCAACAATCAGGAACGTATCAAAATGTCATTAGTGACGACGGAGCAGGCGTCTATGCGATTCAGACGACACCGTCGTTCGGTATCGGTCAGACGGCATATCTTGTCCAAGGAAAATCGTTCAACCTGTTATGGGACTGCATTACATATCTTGATTCCGCAACGAAAGAGCAACTTGACGAATTGGGCGGGATTCAGGCGATTGCTTTATCACATCCGCATTATTACGCGACACAAGTCGAATGGGCGGAGACTTTTGACGTACCGATCTATATTCATGAAGATGATGCGTCGTTCGTGACACGACCAAGCGAGCGTATCGTCTTCTGGAGTGGTGAACGATTGAAGTTAGCAGAAGATGTGATGTTACATCGCGTCGGTGGTCACTTCAAAGGAGCAGTCATTTGTGAACGAAAAGACGCGTCAGCGGGGCTATTGTTGACAGGAGACATCATTCGGATCGTTGCCGATCGGGCATGGGTCAGTTTCATGTACAGCTATCCGAATGTGATTCCGCTTCCGGCAAAGACGGTCGCGCGAATGGCAGAAACGTTACGTCCGCTTCACTTTGAAAAATTATATGACGCCTTTCATCGGAAAATCGAAACCGGTGCGTCTGAAGCAGTAGCGCGCTCTGCAGAGCGGTACATTGCTGCCTTAAACGGGGACTGGTTCACGACATGA
- a CDS encoding AAA family ATPase, producing the protein MKSRLIVIRGNSGSGKTTLAKALRSVLPDSILFSQDVIRREMLNVKDGPGNPAIRWIEELIGLADGRHATILLEGILAQNWYGEMIDRLERRFTSRYAAYYFDVSFEETVRRHEMRQPTEFSVTDMKRWWIDRDHRPTDRLIAEDRSIESVIQMINQEQKGESE; encoded by the coding sequence ATGAAGTCGCGCTTGATCGTCATCCGTGGGAATTCTGGTAGTGGAAAAACGACGCTTGCAAAAGCGTTACGATCGGTCTTACCGGATAGCATCTTATTCTCGCAAGATGTCATCCGCAGGGAGATGTTGAACGTAAAAGATGGACCAGGAAATCCGGCGATTCGCTGGATCGAAGAGTTGATCGGACTTGCTGACGGACGCCACGCGACGATTCTGCTGGAAGGAATTCTTGCACAGAACTGGTACGGTGAGATGATTGACCGGTTGGAACGACGCTTTACTTCACGGTACGCGGCGTATTATTTTGACGTCTCATTTGAAGAAACGGTTCGTCGCCATGAAATGCGCCAGCCCACGGAGTTTTCTGTGACGGATATGAAACGCTGGTGGATTGATCGGGATCACCGCCCGACAGATCGTCTAATTGCTGAGGATAGATCGATAGAATCCGTGATTCAAATGATAAATCAAGAGCAAAAAGGGGAGAGCGAATGA
- a CDS encoding beta-glucoside-specific PTS transporter subunit IIABC produces MGKVRDYQQLAHSILEAVGGEDNVISAVRCATRLRLVLKRSDSSAKETVSALPGVITVVESGGQFQVVIGQHVGEVHQEFLKLVDLEQSETEEAPKGTVLNRIIATMSAVFAPFVYILAAAGILQGILILTTLAFPAFAKTGIYEVFSFISWAPFTFLPIFIAITAANHFKVNAFIAVACSAALVSPTWADIAARITAGESITFLGIALSGTTYTSSVLPPLFLVWILSYVERFLNKTIHEVVRPLFVPFFSMVLMVPLTILLIGPITTLGAEGIANGYNYLAENAPAVAGLIIGGFWQVIVIFGVHWGVTPMVLANFEQYGRDSFQAYQTIAVIAQIGAVIGVILKARNKETKKVGVSAGLTGIFGITEPAIYGVTLRFKKPFIYGCISGAIGAVTASFFKPYYFAYAGLPGPLTLVNGIDSDYPSSIIGLLIGTAIALILPIVLIQVFGFGEQAAPVVAPASTATPVAKQEVSATLTNEETLRAPLEGKIVALSDVPDPVFASGAMGQGVAIRPTNNRVTAPFDGTVVMVAPSGHAIGLRSTSGVEVLIHVGLETVTLDGKPFTLHVQEGDTVTTGDLLVTFDATAIETHGLETITLIIITNTQSYAQILPTDETVTTANTEILTIIK; encoded by the coding sequence ATGGGCAAGGTTCGCGATTATCAACAATTGGCGCATTCGATTTTAGAAGCTGTCGGGGGAGAAGACAACGTCATCAGCGCCGTCCGATGTGCCACACGACTTCGTCTCGTCTTGAAACGATCGGATTCGTCAGCTAAGGAAACAGTCAGTGCACTACCTGGCGTCATTACGGTCGTTGAGTCTGGTGGGCAATTTCAAGTCGTCATTGGTCAACACGTCGGGGAAGTTCATCAAGAATTTTTGAAGCTCGTCGATTTGGAACAATCGGAAACGGAAGAGGCGCCGAAAGGGACGGTCCTCAACCGAATCATTGCGACGATGTCAGCCGTCTTTGCACCGTTTGTCTACATCTTAGCTGCAGCGGGGATTCTGCAGGGAATTTTGATTTTGACGACGCTCGCTTTTCCAGCATTTGCGAAAACAGGGATTTACGAAGTCTTCAGCTTCATTTCATGGGCACCGTTTACGTTTTTGCCGATTTTCATTGCCATCACGGCAGCGAATCATTTTAAGGTCAATGCCTTCATCGCGGTCGCCTGTAGTGCGGCACTCGTCAGTCCAACATGGGCAGATATCGCAGCACGCATCACGGCTGGTGAATCCATCACGTTTTTAGGAATCGCATTATCCGGGACGACGTATACGTCATCGGTCTTACCGCCATTATTCCTCGTCTGGATCCTGTCTTATGTCGAGCGATTCCTGAACAAGACAATTCATGAAGTCGTCCGTCCGTTGTTCGTTCCATTCTTCAGTATGGTATTGATGGTGCCGCTTACGATTCTCTTGATCGGACCGATCACGACACTTGGTGCAGAAGGGATCGCAAACGGGTATAACTACTTAGCGGAGAATGCTCCTGCGGTAGCTGGTCTCATCATCGGTGGCTTCTGGCAAGTCATCGTTATCTTCGGTGTCCACTGGGGTGTCACGCCGATGGTGCTCGCAAACTTTGAGCAATATGGTCGCGACTCGTTCCAAGCCTACCAAACGATTGCCGTCATCGCCCAAATCGGTGCTGTCATCGGGGTCATCTTGAAAGCACGTAACAAAGAAACGAAAAAAGTCGGGGTCTCAGCCGGACTGACAGGTATCTTCGGTATCACGGAACCAGCTATCTATGGGGTGACGCTCCGTTTTAAAAAACCGTTTATCTATGGCTGTATCTCGGGAGCAATCGGCGCAGTCACGGCAAGTTTCTTTAAACCGTATTACTTTGCCTACGCCGGATTACCGGGACCATTGACGCTCGTCAACGGCATCGATTCCGACTATCCATCGTCGATCATCGGCTTATTGATCGGAACGGCGATTGCCTTGATTCTACCCATCGTTTTAATTCAAGTGTTCGGTTTCGGGGAGCAGGCTGCTCCGGTCGTAGCACCTGCAAGTACAGCGACACCAGTTGCAAAACAGGAAGTCAGCGCAACTCTGACAAATGAAGAGACGCTTCGTGCACCACTTGAAGGAAAAATCGTTGCCTTATCGGATGTACCGGATCCTGTCTTTGCTTCCGGTGCGATGGGACAAGGGGTAGCGATTCGTCCGACGAACAACCGGGTCACGGCACCGTTTGACGGGACCGTCGTCATGGTCGCCCCGTCAGGTCACGCGATCGGATTACGCTCGACGAGTGGTGTCGAAGTTTTGATCCATGTCGGTCTTGAGACCGTAACGCTCGACGGTAAACCGTTTACGCTTCACGTCCAAGAAGGTGATACGGTGACGACAGGTGATCTCCTCGTAACGTTTGATGCGACAGCGATTGAGACGCATGGACTCGAGACGATCACACTAATCATTATCACGAACACGCAGAGTTATGCACAAATCCTACCGACGGACGAGACAGTCACGACGGCAAATACAGAAATCTTGACGATCATCAAGTAA
- a CDS encoding VOC family protein, which yields MHVQDVKRAAAWYHQLLQLPFDASRVSSPVYNLPLEGPTSLTLDDHTNDATYRHHPSPHALFNFYTTDIDASYQFVRSLHAPIIRDIERFDDFAYFTFSDPDGNVLMLCTG from the coding sequence TTGCATGTTCAGGATGTGAAACGTGCCGCCGCTTGGTATCACCAGTTACTGCAGCTGCCGTTTGATGCTTCGCGCGTCTCGTCACCTGTCTACAATCTTCCACTTGAGGGTCCAACGAGTTTGACGCTCGATGATCATACGAATGACGCAACGTACCGACATCACCCTTCTCCCCATGCCTTGTTTAATTTTTATACGACGGACATCGATGCATCCTATCAGTTTGTGCGGTCACTACACGCACCCATCATTCGAGACATCGAACGTTTCGATGACTTTGCTTACTTTACGTTTTCGGATCCTGACGGTAACGTCTTGATGCTCTGTACAGGGTAA
- a CDS encoding RrF2 family transcriptional regulator, with protein MKMTRSTDYAIRVLIFAASHPTRLVQIQEVATHYDISKNHLMKIVHSLSKFGLIISVQGRNGGFKLAKSPETITLGEIVHLFEEVSYLENVTVPNKNGSLQNTRQAFDQAFMSFTDALQAYTLQDLIAPTMID; from the coding sequence ATGAAGATGACTCGCTCTACGGACTATGCCATTCGTGTGCTTATTTTCGCAGCGTCGCATCCGACTCGGCTCGTACAAATTCAGGAAGTGGCAACCCATTATGATATTTCTAAAAATCATTTGATGAAGATTGTCCATTCATTGAGCAAGTTTGGTCTCATCATTTCCGTACAAGGTCGTAATGGTGGATTCAAATTAGCAAAATCCCCAGAGACGATTACGTTAGGAGAAATTGTTCATTTATTTGAAGAAGTCTCCTATCTTGAAAATGTGACAGTTCCAAATAAAAATGGTAGTTTGCAAAACACACGACAAGCGTTCGATCAAGCATTCATGTCCTTTACGGATGCGTTGCAGGCATACACGTTACAAGATTTAATCGCGCCAACGATGATCGATTGA
- a CDS encoding GntR family transcriptional regulator: MLKYQQTADEIERYIEQHELKQGDKLPILEELIRQFAVSKTTMTKSLELLERKGVIFQVRGSGIFVRKTNRTGYIRLFSTQGFKQNLVGHTIESTVLALEPIAATDNIAKNLGIEAGETVYYVKRIRYIDSKILCLEESYYRQSIVPYLNREIVEQSIFEYLETALQLNIGFSDMYMHVGKLSAESAHHLDLTEGDPGLTIETVFHLTNGRPFDYSVITYHYEHSHFVVQANGLYL; encoded by the coding sequence ATGCTGAAATACCAACAGACGGCCGATGAAATCGAACGGTACATAGAACAACATGAGTTGAAACAAGGGGACAAACTACCGATTCTCGAAGAGTTGATCCGGCAGTTCGCCGTCAGTAAGACGACGATGACAAAATCACTTGAGTTACTCGAACGAAAAGGGGTTATCTTTCAAGTCCGTGGAAGCGGGATTTTTGTCCGGAAGACGAATCGCACCGGCTACATTCGCCTGTTCTCGACCCAAGGATTCAAGCAGAATCTCGTCGGTCATACGATCGAGTCGACCGTTCTCGCACTCGAACCAATCGCTGCAACCGATAATATCGCGAAAAATCTCGGGATCGAGGCAGGTGAGACAGTTTATTACGTCAAGCGAATCCGCTACATCGACAGCAAGATCCTCTGTCTCGAAGAGTCTTACTATCGCCAATCAATCGTTCCGTACTTAAATCGTGAAATCGTCGAGCAGTCGATCTTCGAATACTTAGAGACGGCACTCCAATTGAATATCGGGTTCTCGGATATGTATATGCACGTCGGGAAGTTAAGCGCTGAGTCGGCTCATCATCTGGATCTCACCGAGGGCGATCCTGGATTAACGATCGAGACGGTGTTTCATTTGACGAACGGTCGTCCGTTCGACTATTCCGTCATCACCTATCATTATGAACACTCGCATTTCGTCGTTCAGGCGAACGGACTATATCTTTAA
- a CDS encoding MFS transporter, which produces MKFRKEKVNVVDMQQTKKSVYATGIGNAMEWFDFGLYSYLAIIISQNFFSAVENDELKLVFTFATFAIAFLMRPIGGIVFGRIGDRLGRKVVLTTTIVMMAGSTLIIGLLPTYDQIGIWAPILLLLARILQGFSTGGEYAGAMVYIAESSPDNKRSALGSGLEIGTLGGYILASLLATTLFVTLSDDQMASWGWRIPFILGAPLGLFGLYLRRHLDESPIFENEINENTEEPATFREILRDHKRDIIVCFIAVAFFNITNYMLLSYMPSYLDEVIGMSSSTSTILITGVMVIMIPLAYFFGKLSDKKGNRNIVLFALAGLSLLSILSFFLIGLKPLFFVGIGIFILGFFLAIFEGTMPSLLPSIFYTDVRYRTLSVTFNVSVSIFGGTTPLVSTWLVHTTQNPLAPAFYLTAVSVIGFVTFFFFFKNTAGKALKGSHPTVSSEKEVASIAKKPNDALWWAE; this is translated from the coding sequence ATGAAATTCAGAAAAGAAAAAGTCAATGTCGTTGACATGCAGCAAACCAAAAAGAGTGTCTACGCGACCGGAATTGGGAATGCGATGGAATGGTTCGATTTTGGTCTTTATTCCTATCTCGCAATCATCATCAGTCAAAACTTCTTTAGCGCTGTTGAAAATGATGAACTGAAGCTCGTCTTTACTTTTGCGACGTTTGCGATCGCTTTTTTAATGCGACCAATCGGCGGAATCGTCTTTGGACGCATCGGAGATCGACTCGGGCGGAAGGTCGTCTTAACAACGACGATCGTCATGATGGCTGGTTCCACGCTCATCATTGGTCTATTACCGACCTACGATCAAATCGGAATTTGGGCACCGATCCTGTTATTGTTAGCCCGGATTTTACAAGGATTCTCGACTGGCGGTGAATATGCCGGCGCAATGGTCTACATCGCTGAGTCATCACCAGATAACAAACGGAGTGCCCTCGGAAGTGGACTTGAAATCGGTACACTCGGTGGATATATTCTCGCCTCATTACTGGCTACAACACTTTTCGTCACCTTATCGGATGATCAAATGGCATCTTGGGGATGGCGGATTCCCTTCATTCTTGGAGCACCACTCGGTTTATTTGGTCTCTATTTACGTCGTCACTTGGATGAATCACCGATCTTCGAAAATGAGATTAATGAAAACACAGAAGAGCCTGCGACATTCCGCGAAATTCTTCGCGACCACAAACGTGATATCATCGTTTGTTTCATCGCTGTTGCCTTCTTCAATATTACGAACTACATGCTCTTGTCCTACATGCCATCGTACCTCGATGAAGTCATCGGCATGTCAAGTTCGACAAGTACGATTCTAATTACTGGGGTCATGGTGATCATGATTCCGCTCGCTTACTTCTTCGGGAAGCTCAGTGATAAAAAAGGGAATCGTAATATCGTCCTTTTCGCGTTAGCCGGACTATCGTTGCTTTCAATCCTGTCGTTCTTCTTGATTGGTCTTAAACCACTCTTTTTCGTCGGAATCGGGATCTTCATCCTCGGCTTCTTCTTGGCGATCTTCGAAGGAACGATGCCAAGTCTTCTACCGAGTATCTTCTATACGGATGTCCGTTATCGGACACTATCCGTGACGTTCAACGTCTCGGTCTCGATCTTCGGTGGAACGACGCCACTCGTTTCGACTTGGCTCGTCCATACGACACAAAATCCGCTTGCTCCTGCTTTCTATCTAACAGCAGTCAGCGTCATCGGATTCGTCACGTTCTTCTTCTTCTTTAAAAATACAGCCGGAAAAGCACTTAAAGGATCGCATCCGACTGTATCGAGTGAAAAAGAAGTCGCATCAATCGCGAAGAAACCAAACGATGCCCTCTGGTGGGCAGAATAA
- a CDS encoding M14 family metallopeptidase — protein MLHYFSGTYETARQRFNETSKEMLSRYYPKLIHESLKQQGSLCSDWWHGQSGNNSTLLILTSGLHGIEGYAGSAMQLQFLSDHMKQLNTGEVDVLLIHGINAYGMKHHRKETHHNLNLNRNAIHDFSKADLRNPGFDDLQSLFIKRPGSGRRLDYVPFTLHVLYDLIRLGPHAFLKAATLGQFKHPTGFYYGGRTPDAYFSDVLSRLVDTLSTYRHVVMLDCHTGYGPAGQVQLVMSSDDPRHAKEVEGYTHYPIVDQPRDQQFYAIEGEWLNYLYQETKKRDIGFLGLTVECGTLGKHPFALLRTLKATIDENRLFFNQAVAPRRIRERFDALYIPKNKQWRQSILNETSFIFNNITEWVNEPKNNTLINRSLQHNEK, from the coding sequence ATGTTGCATTATTTTTCTGGTACGTATGAAACAGCACGCCAACGTTTCAATGAGACTTCGAAGGAAATGCTCTCTCGGTATTATCCGAAACTTATTCATGAATCACTCAAACAACAAGGATCGCTTTGTTCCGATTGGTGGCATGGGCAATCCGGTAACAATTCAACATTATTGATCCTAACGAGTGGGTTACACGGAATTGAAGGATATGCAGGGAGTGCCATGCAACTTCAATTTTTATCAGACCATATGAAACAGCTAAATACGGGAGAAGTCGATGTTTTGCTGATCCATGGTATTAATGCGTACGGGATGAAACATCATCGTAAAGAAACACATCATAACCTCAATTTAAATCGAAATGCGATTCACGATTTTTCAAAGGCAGATTTACGTAATCCAGGTTTTGATGACTTACAGTCTTTGTTCATAAAACGACCAGGTTCAGGGCGTCGTCTGGATTATGTGCCGTTTACGTTACATGTCTTATACGACTTGATTCGTCTAGGTCCACATGCGTTTTTAAAGGCTGCGACACTAGGACAATTCAAACATCCGACCGGATTCTATTATGGCGGACGTACGCCAGACGCTTACTTCTCTGACGTATTAAGTCGTCTCGTCGATACCCTATCTACTTACCGACACGTCGTGATGCTCGACTGTCATACTGGTTATGGACCAGCGGGGCAAGTCCAACTCGTCATGTCATCGGATGATCCAAGACACGCAAAGGAAGTAGAAGGATATACACATTACCCGATTGTCGATCAACCACGAGATCAACAGTTTTATGCGATTGAAGGGGAATGGTTAAACTATCTGTATCAAGAAACAAAAAAGCGCGATATCGGTTTTTTAGGTTTAACCGTAGAGTGTGGGACGCTTGGAAAACATCCTTTCGCCCTACTCCGAACATTGAAAGCAACGATTGATGAAAATCGTCTCTTTTTCAATCAAGCAGTTGCCCCTCGACGGATTAGAGAGCGGTTCGATGCACTTTACATTCCTAAAAATAAACAGTGGCGACAGTCCATCTTGAATGAGACATCCTTCATTTTCAATAACATCACCGAGTGGGTCAATGAACCTAAAAACAACACTTTAATTAACCGATCACTTCAGCATAACGAAAAATAA
- a CDS encoding HAD hydrolase-like protein translates to MTHYIFDMDGTLFQTNAVLSHALEEVFQELRQTGRWEGETPLALYQQIMGVSLPEVWQTLLPDFSATDQQAADHKFRRSLEQAVKAGNGRLYPGTVELLARLKQAGHSVYIASNGWPSYLSAIVTTYGLEAYIDHVYSIEDIRSGDKSALVREICKMHDISSGYVVGDRLSDFKAAHANGLAAIGCQFDFAQEQELAVADRVVKELSAV, encoded by the coding sequence ATGACACACTACATTTTTGATATGGATGGAACGTTGTTTCAAACGAATGCCGTGCTGTCGCATGCGCTAGAAGAGGTCTTTCAAGAGTTGCGTCAAACGGGACGCTGGGAGGGGGAAACCCCACTCGCCCTCTATCAGCAGATCATGGGCGTCTCGTTACCGGAAGTCTGGCAGACGTTACTACCGGACTTTTCAGCCACAGACCAACAGGCTGCGGATCACAAGTTTCGACGTAGCTTAGAGCAGGCAGTCAAAGCGGGGAACGGTCGCTTATATCCAGGAACGGTCGAGTTGCTCGCTCGTTTGAAACAAGCGGGTCACTCCGTCTATATCGCCAGTAATGGGTGGCCATCCTACTTGTCAGCAATCGTGACGACGTATGGACTTGAAGCGTATATCGATCATGTCTATAGCATTGAAGACATTCGTTCCGGTGATAAATCAGCACTCGTACGGGAGATTTGTAAGATGCACGATATCTCGTCAGGCTACGTTGTCGGTGACCGCTTATCTGATTTCAAAGCGGCGCATGCAAACGGGCTCGCTGCGATCGGTTGTCAGTTCGATTTTGCACAAGAGCAGGAACTCGCAGTCGCGGACCGAGTCGTAAAAGAGTTGAGTGCTGTCTAA